The sequence GCAGAACGCCGCCACGAGCGCGCCCAGGGCGCAGCCCGCCCCGGTCACGCGCGTCAGCTGCGCGTCGCCGCCCGGCACGGTGACGAGCGCGTCGGCGGTGACGAGGTGGTCCGTCGGCCCGGACACCGCGACGACGGCGCCGGTGCGGACGGCCAGCTCGCGGGCCGCGTCGAGCGCCGCCTCGGGTCCGTGCGCCGAGTCCACGCCGCGCGCGGCGTCCAGCCCCGCCGCCCCCGCGAGGGCCAGGGTCTCGGACGCGTTGGCGCGCACGACGGCCGGCCCCTGCGCGACGAGCTCCTGCGCCAGCGCGGTGCGCATCGACAGCGGGCCGACCGCGACGGGGTCGAGCACCCAGGGCACGCCCGCGGCGTTCGCGGTCCGCACCGCCACCCGGGCGGCCTCGCCCTGCTCGGCGGTCACGGTCCCCAGGTTGACGAGCAGCCCGCCCGCGACGCCGGCCAGGTCGGCGACCTCCTCCGGCGCGTGCACCATCGCCGGCGACGCGCCCGTGGCGAGCAGGACGTTCGCCGTGAAGTTCGACACGACGACGTTGGTGATGCAGTGCGTCAGCGGCGTGGCCCGGCGCAGCGCGGCCAGGTCGGCGACGACGGCGGGGTGCGGCCAGGTGCGGTCGGTCTGCGGGGCGCTCATGGGTGCCCCGACGCTAGCGCGGCGCGCCGCCCCGGCCGCCCCGCGGGGCGGGACGACCGGGGACGGCGGCGGTCAGCGGACCGCGACCACGCGGATCGTGCCGCGGCGCGGCACGACGAAGCGCGCGACGCCGCGGCGGTCGGTGCGCGCCCGGTAGCTGCGCGCGCCGACGCGGATGCGGACCAGGCGCTTGCGGGCCACCGAGGCGCCCTGCGTCACGCGGACGCGGACGACCCGCCGCCCGCCGGCCGTGCGCGTGACCGAGCGGACCTGCGTGCGGAAGCCGCGGGGGCCGCGTGCGCCCTTCTCGCCCTTCTGCCCCTGCGGGCCCGGGATGCCCTGTGGGCCCGGCAGCCCCGGCACCCCGGGGACGCCGGCGGGGCCGGGCGTGCCGGCCGGGCCACCGGGGCCCTCCGGGCCGGCCGGACCGGCGGGGCCCTGGTTCGGATCCGGCGTGTCGTCGGCCACCTCGATGCGCGACTGCGCCCCGGCGGCGACGTCGTCCTCGCGGAACGGCACGTCGATGAACCGCAGGTCGGAGAACCGGCGCGTCTGGTCCGCGAAGTACGGCGACGTCGGATCCTCGGACTGCGAGTACGAGAGCAGCGCGCGGGCGCGCGGACCGTCGGTCGCGTTGACCTCGGCGAACATGACGAAGCTCGATCCGTGCAGCACCTCGCCGTACGTGGCGGGGTCCGTCGAGACCGACGTGACGGGGTAGCAGCCCGTGTTGCAGCCCGAGATCGGGATGCGCTCGCCGCCGCGGGTGGCGTGCTGCACGTCGCCCCAGGACGCGTCGAGCGGGAGGTCGCGGGCACGCAGCTCGGCGACCGCGTTGGCCAGGGCCTGGACGGTCGCCGCGTTGCCGGCGTTCAGCGTGGTCGGCGTCGTCAGCGGGTTCGCCGGGTCGTAGCCGACGGACCAGAAGCCGTTCTGGTCGACCGGCGCGAGGGCGTAGAAGCGGGCGAAGAGCCAGCCGCCCTTCGCGTCGCGGTTGCCCGAGCCGTCGAAGGCGTCGAGGACCGGGCAGGCCGCGCTGATGTCGACGCTCGTCGTCGGACCGGTCACCACCGGGGCGTCGTCGTTGTCGCGGCACAGGGTCCGCAGGTTCGGCAGCATCAGCTCGGCGCCGAGGTTGCGGTTGGCCTTCCACGCGTCCTCGAGCGACGTGCGCGAGAAGCGGCCGCCGTTTGTCAGGCCGGTGCGCAGGATGTCGGCGCCCAGGCGGGTGCGCAGGTTCTGCTGGCCGCCCTCCGCGCCGATGACGGGCGAGAAGCCTTCGGTCGGGTCGCCCGGGATCGTCTGCCAGTACGAGTCGTTCGAGTTCTGCACCGCGCGGCGGGTCGTCCGCACGGGCATGTTCTTCGGCCCCAGGATGCCGGCGCGCACGGCGTCGTCGTCGGCGCCCAGGTCGCAGGCCGGGCGCGAGCCGTCGAGGATGAAGAAGCGCGACGCGACGGCCGCCCGCGGCGTGCCGTCCGGGATGCAGTCCGAGGCGATCTGCTCGCGCGTCAGGTGCGGGGCGACGGCCAGGTCGGTGTAGAACGCCGTGCCGCGGTCGTCGGCGCCGAGGGTGTTGACCCACGGGATGCCCTGGATCCGCCGCTGCGCGTCGACGAGCTCCTGGGCGCTGCGGGCGCGGTTCATCGCGAGCCACTGGTCGAACAGCCGCAGGTTGTCGCCGTTGGCG comes from Patulibacter sp. SYSU D01012 and encodes:
- the thiM gene encoding hydroxyethylthiazole kinase, with translation MSAPQTDRTWPHPAVVADLAALRRATPLTHCITNVVVSNFTANVLLATGASPAMVHAPEEVADLAGVAGGLLVNLGTVTAEQGEAARVAVRTANAAGVPWVLDPVAVGPLSMRTALAQELVAQGPAVVRANASETLALAGAAGLDAARGVDSAHGPEAALDAARELAVRTGAVVAVSGPTDHLVTADALVTVPGGDAQLTRVTGAGCALGALVAAFCAVSGSPLHAATAAHVVVATAAERAASAARGPGSFAVALLDELSRLEAPAA
- a CDS encoding penicillin acylase family protein, with amino-acid sequence MLATAASALLAAAPAHAYDASVTRTEGGIAHVKGATLGDGGFGVGYAAAQDNICTLADSYLTTSAERARYLGVGTGNANLISDWFWKSILDDRTIEKQLEQPFPEGPSQDARELARGYAAGYNRYLAEKGGRDGITDPRCKGAEWVRPIGEIDVWRLANNLGMRASSAQFTSAFVGAQPPAAAPPRAERRAAADDAPALTEDEVAARLKGTMFDPKAEPTLGSNAIGLGGDATENHDGLVLGNPHFPWAGNERFWEFHLQVPGDVDVVGASLMGSPVVNIGHNRHVAWSHTVSTGRRFTFHRLTLDPSDPTKYVYGGRTLAMRKQTVTVEAKTPLGVLPQSRTLYSTRFGRVALYPTLGLGWTRSVAYAMQDANGDNLRLFDQWLAMNRARSAQELVDAQRRIQGIPWVNTLGADDRGTAFYTDLAVAPHLTREQIASDCIPDGTPRAAVASRFFILDGSRPACDLGADDDAVRAGILGPKNMPVRTTRRAVQNSNDSYWQTIPGDPTEGFSPVIGAEGGQQNLRTRLGADILRTGLTNGGRFSRTSLEDAWKANRNLGAELMLPNLRTLCRDNDDAPVVTGPTTSVDISAACPVLDAFDGSGNRDAKGGWLFARFYALAPVDQNGFWSVGYDPANPLTTPTTLNAGNAATVQALANAVAELRARDLPLDASWGDVQHATRGGERIPISGCNTGCYPVTSVSTDPATYGEVLHGSSFVMFAEVNATDGPRARALLSYSQSEDPTSPYFADQTRRFSDLRFIDVPFREDDVAAGAQSRIEVADDTPDPNQGPAGPAGPEGPGGPAGTPGPAGVPGVPGLPGPQGIPGPQGQKGEKGARGPRGFRTQVRSVTRTAGGRRVVRVRVTQGASVARKRLVRIRVGARSYRARTDRRGVARFVVPRRGTIRVVAVR